The region GATTGGGCTACGAAGTTGAAAGTTTGGACCGAGTAATGTTTGCAGGTCTTACTAAGAAGAATGTAAAAAGAGGGCATTGGAGAATCCTTACAGAACAGGAGGTTAATAATCTAAAAATGCTTTAATCAATATTATAAGAGTTTCTTTGTGAAACTCTTTTTTTATATTATCAATTTTCTGATATTTTATTTTTAACTTTATCTGATTACCAAATCGTATAATTTTAAAAACTAATTTATTATGAAAAAATCAATTTCATTATCATCCCTTGCGGTGATTATGCTTCTGGCTTCATGCAACAGAGATTCGCTGTCAGATAATTCACTTCAAAACACAAGTGCAGAAAATTCAGCAAAAGGCGTTGTAACCAATCTTACTGAACAGGATTTACCCAACATTCAGCTTACAGGAAGCAATGCAGCTCCTTCTCAGCATTTAACCTATTATTTTCCGGCAGATGCTGTTTTACAAATGAATAAGGTTAAGATTACCAGATCAGCTCTAACTGAATATTTCTCGGTAATTAATTATAGTGGTGGTTATGCAGGATTGCAACAAACCCCTGACAAAAGCTTTGGGACGCTTAATATTCTGATTGCTTCTTTATGGGATAAAAATACTGCCAGTGGCAGCTATGCAGGATACAGTTACCTTGGATATAAGACTATAGCCAGCAGATTTGGAGGAGAAGGAGACGGACAGAAAACGATTAATCCATATCAATGGAAACTGAACAACTGGTATAATATAGTGTTGCGTTCCTGGAAAGAAAACGGAAAAATCTATATTGCCAATTTTATACAGGATCTGGCAACCGGAAAATGGTTTCTGACTTCGACTATTTACAGAGATGCATCAACAGGAAATCTGGGAACCTATATCGATACATTTCTTGAAAACTGGGTTGGAGATAATCCAAAATATGATGGCAGATATGTGCGTAAGGCTTACCTTAAAGATGCGTGGAGCTTAGATGCCAGCAACACCTGGCAAAAATCCACAAGCAGAAACTTTAGTGCCAATAGCGGAGATCAGGGCAGAAATGGATATTTCGATCGTGCATTCAATTCCGGATATGATGCCACTGAAGATGCTTACTTTATGGTTCATGGTGGTACTACAACACCTGATACCTCATTTGGAACAGGAAGAACCCTGCAATTGCCTACTCAGACTAATCAGGGAGCAGCTCCTGTAATCCAGAATTTGGAGAGAACGTCTGCAACAGCACAGTATGGAAATAATAAAGTTACAGTTTCATGGGCTATTAATGATACCAAAGCGCCACAATTATCTTATAACATACAGGTTTTAAACAGTAATGGGGCAGTTTTACAAATCGTTCAGAAAACAAAACCGGAACAGCGCGTGGAAGCTATTGCTGCTACTTTAGCAAAAGGTAATTATACTGTAAAGCTTACGCTGACTGATATTTTCAATAATAATGTTGCACCTGTGGAAATTCCTATAACGGTAAATTAGATTATCAAAATGATGTGTAAAACCAATAAAAAACATCACAGGTTTCTGAAACCTGTGATGTTTGTATTTTTAAAAGAGATAAGATACCAATACTTTTTAGAAAATATAGGAGACACCAGCATTCACAAAACCTTTTGTCCCAATATTAGGTTCTATAAAAACGCCAAAATCTCTTCCATATCTAAGGCCTATAGGCATAATATTGAAACCAAAAGTTGTAAGGTTGTCTTTCTCCTCAGTTTTAGAAGTTTTGTCAATATATTTAGCATTTTTAAATAAAACTCCTGCAGACACTCCGGAATAGAGCTTTAATTTTCTATCCGCCCCTGACCAAAAATAATCGATTCTGGGCTGTACCGAAACAAGTGATTGACTTTTAAAGCCAGTTCCTTTTTCATCGAAAGATTCCAGATTGAATTCCAGACCATAGCGCCATTTCATTTCACGATTGTACATCATAACATGAAGGCTTAGAACACCATTACTACTAGATGTTTCTTCTGAATTCCCCGTAATGACATTTCCTACAAAATCGTAAAGCGAGCTGCTAATCCCAAAGATAGAAGGTGTTCCGTATGCTGCCGAAATTTCAATTTTTTGTGCTTGTAATAAGGATGCAGAAATCAGAGGTA is a window of Elizabethkingia anophelis R26 DNA encoding:
- a CDS encoding DUF3472 domain-containing protein, with protein sequence MKKSISLSSLAVIMLLASCNRDSLSDNSLQNTSAENSAKGVVTNLTEQDLPNIQLTGSNAAPSQHLTYYFPADAVLQMNKVKITRSALTEYFSVINYSGGYAGLQQTPDKSFGTLNILIASLWDKNTASGSYAGYSYLGYKTIASRFGGEGDGQKTINPYQWKLNNWYNIVLRSWKENGKIYIANFIQDLATGKWFLTSTIYRDASTGNLGTYIDTFLENWVGDNPKYDGRYVRKAYLKDAWSLDASNTWQKSTSRNFSANSGDQGRNGYFDRAFNSGYDATEDAYFMVHGGTTTPDTSFGTGRTLQLPTQTNQGAAPVIQNLERTSATAQYGNNKVTVSWAINDTKAPQLSYNIQVLNSNGAVLQIVQKTKPEQRVEAIAATLAKGNYTVKLTLTDIFNNNVAPVEIPITVN